One Aegilops tauschii subsp. strangulata cultivar AL8/78 chromosome 2, Aet v6.0, whole genome shotgun sequence genomic window, TCCGGCTCGTCAGGAGTCAGACTAGCAATTCGACCTCCGTCTCAGCCCCGACCATGTggcggcatacgtaccgcgcgtacataattacgcactcaaaataccatgggtaGAGATGGAGGCATAACCGGACTGtggtccataatacggctcgaacttccctggacacacatactttcacttttctttttatcCTTTTTAGGTTTCTTTTAAACAGGCCCCTGTCGGCGGCCTGCTcatcggtcctttcgaaggacgAATACACCAAGGCGGCAAGTAGCACACACGTGTGGGGGAATCTTTAGATGTTCTCCTCGACGATCAtcctacctgttttcaggacccgcacgcagcccccccttgatctcggcatgttaaatagcccggttGCTCATCGCACTATTCATACAAATACGCTTCGACGTATTAATCAAGTTATAATGAAAGCTTTTTGCGGCCCAACTTCTGTGGCACTAGCTTACtatttcattttattttgttatttcttatcgattgcacacgtacactctggtacgctttaattcgccaggggcttcattgcgctccatactatggcaacaaagtccgaacacttctacagtatagttcggcacacCGAAttcagcattatatgcattggctccgaatcatgtctttggtcaatagttgggttgcccggctcctgtgctaactaccttacgttccgctctatcggctagggtagtaaagggagaactacagcgattgtgtttctggtttacctgagcaaacacctcagtagagaaagccgaaaactgactgtcatgatgtggcgagagctggtcagctattcggaggttcaaaatcttttgcgattttctCCGCCTTGTGCGACGGATCGGCCTTCACTCGATCAGGTGTCTACATcaccctagtccggattaaaTACTAACCAGGGGTTGCGCCTATATTTTTTTATCtttcaaactcctatggctaagtgagggtgataaagccggatagtctgattgcctggttcgttgcgctaaacacctccttcaaggaccaaactttTGGATCAGGAGTGTTTAGATTcgatcccgaacacccccgtactacctacgtgggggctgaagccgacgactagccaactctcagatttgacaaaacggccacacaggaggtaaaattttaaataataacaaataataacaagcattatattacacaTCAGCTTTGTTTCACCATACAGGAcaggataacatgaatgtattcattcaaaaataatgtccttaGCACATTGCTCCACTACAATACGGGATCCCTCCaagacatcatcaaaataccgcttgggcgtgcggtgctccttgccagcgggcggtccctcggtcgcgagcttgacggcattcatcttcgcccactgcaccttaacgcgggcgaaggccatccgcgcaccctcgatgcagaccgaccgcttgatgacgtcaagccgggggcaggcattgaccagccgcttcacgagcccgaagtaacTTCTGGGTATGGCTTCAgcaggccacaaccggattatcaaatccttcatggctagttcggccaccctatgcagttcgaccagctattttagctggtcgctaaagggcaccggatgttctggcgcaaggtattgcgactagaacagcttctccgtcgagctcccctcttcggctcggaagaattccgcagcGTCGGCAACACTACGCGGTaaatccgcaaacgctcctggagaactccaaatccgggttagtaagagatacctcttcttcacatatttgctcttcataatgaaggccttacccgccgcaatttttctggcctcttggatttcctggagggcgccctgggcgtCAACCCAGGCATCTTGTGCgttttggcgagccttggcgagttcggtctcttgatccgcaatattgtgctccaaggactcgcatttcttcacggcgtcctgaagctcctgctggacctcatcaaccctggcctcgtgttttTCACGGGCGGGTTGCTCCTTTGATGCTTTCTTTtgggcctcggccagcgccttcttgagggtttccacctcagtcgccgctcctacaaataccATTGCACTATAGTCGACATAAATCCTTAATCATTTCTGACATATAGAaggtcattacataccttgcttgtcctccagttgcttcttcactcgtccgagctcttcctcggcccggtccagactctgcttcagtccggagacttcggcagcatgagaGGTCGCAACCAGCAGTGACGCCTGCTTATTCGCATAAACATGTATGGTCAGTCCcctgcgaaaattatttgatcctctgtccggcttttctttccaaACATCGGACAAAGTcttaggggctactgtctacactaTGAAATTCTTCTTCACAATTACgctgcttacctcaaagcctgtcagaaggctggtgcaggcttcggttagtccgctcttaatggactgaaccttctcaaccaccgtacccataaggatacggtgttcctcaatAATGGAGGCACCTTGCAGCGCTTCCAGAAGAGTACCgatgcctctggttggacagaggtcaccggtggaataggcgcacctcctttcgaaggaggctgcttgcctgaATCCGGAGCAGTACTGGCTTCTGGAATGGTATTCGGCTAGGGGCCGCACTGGATATgccccccatcgccagtctccagggggatttgctcccccaggTGTCCGGCAGCCGAGGTTTCTCCCCCCGGCGCCATCCTGATGGCCTCCTGCGTCTCTCCCTGGCCTGtgaaggtccttcgggacagcgCCTCAGCGTCGTCCGTGGCCTTGGGAGAGGTGGTCGTCGGCAGTGACCCGTTGTCCATAGCATTTGGATCCAGTGAACCCCccgatgaggatcgctggagctgtcgtgggccggactgcagcaCGTGATCCAACACATTAGAATTATGAGATAAAGGAGTCGGACATATAAGTGCGTCAGAGCCTTCGAATACTTACGATCcggccaggggcttatccctaGGGCGCCACTCCGAGCTGCTGTCGGTGTCCGGCACGGTATCGTCCGCAAGGGAGGctctccccctcttggacgcTTCGGCCTCCAGAcgcgtggaggccgcccttttcttcctttccccctcaggggggagtcgctttcttcctcctcctcctcctcctcctcctcctcgtcgtcgttgGTGGCAGGTGGGGAATGGGTCtcggcgtcttcggacgtcacgtctgAAGTGCCCTTGTGGCGGAGACCACTTCTggtccccttggccttcttctccggcgcctggtagggcgccgaaaccagcatcttcgtcagaagtggaaTTGCTGGGTCTTCAGGCAGTGGAGCCGGACTCTTGACCAGCTccaccttctttgtccagccctgaaaaagtaAGATGGGGAAGCTCAGACATGCTCCTTGAGTATGtaagtaaaggatacaccttgaaaacacgaaaaaacttaccggactggcgGGGTGGGTAAGGTTGTACCCACGGTCTTCGGTCTCCTTCGGCCATGTCTCGTTGGCCTTGATGAGGACCTTCCAAATGCCTTTGTGTGTAACGTCGAAGAAGTGTTGCAGGGTCtcgtgcttggccggatcgaactcccacaaattgcaggcccggctttggcatggaaggatccggcgaaagggcatcacctggatcacattgacaagcttgatgttcttgtcgaccatgctcttgatgcgcaTCTGCAGCGCCGTCACCTCGTCCGACGaggcccagtccaggcccttctctagccaggaggtcaGCCGCATCGGGGCCCCGGACCTGAACTCGGGAGGCGCGGCCCAGGTAGTGTCGCAGGGCTCTGTGCCCAGGTGGTGTCGCGGTGGTGTGTGGTACCTGTTTTGCAGGGCCGGAGACGTTCTTTGTATTCGAGGGTTGTTTTGttgtattcggagaaggaacccgccttgcaatgccgaagacaatctgcgcgtcggacacctcgtcatggaagcctggttcaggggctactgagggagtcttggattaaggggtcctcggacgtccggcctgttggacatgggccagactgatgggccgtgaagatacaagtcagaagactctctcccgtgtccggatgggactctccttggcgtggatggcaagcttggcgttcggatatgaagattcctttctctgtagccgactttgtacaaccctagtccccttcgatgtctatataaaccggagggtatAGTCCATAGAGGcgatcacaatcatacaggctagacttctagggttttggccattatgatctcgtggtagatcaactcttgtaatactcatattcatcaagatcaatcaagcaggaagtagggtattacctccataaagagggcccaaacctgggtaaaacatcatgttccctgtctcttgttaccatcgaccttagacgcacagttcgggaccccctacccgagatccgccgattttgacaccgacaatattcatcatataacagtcataacctagggcgatgcaaaactagctccagttcataaatataatgtaggcatgtattccgtaaatagtcatacgtgcttatggaaagaacttgcatgacatatttttttcctaccctcccgtggcaccggggtccataaggaaactaagggatattaaggcctccttttaatagagaaccggaacaaagcattaacacatagtgaatacatgaactcctcaaactacggtcatcaccggaaagtatcccaatTACTGTCACACTGTGGtttgcggatcataacacgtagtaggtgaatATGACTttcaagatcggatctagaacatagatataatggtgaaaacataaacagttcagatctgaaatcatggcacccaggcccaaagtgacaagcattaagcatggcaaagtcataacaacatcaatctcagaacataatggatactagggatcaagccctcacaaaactaactcgattacatgatgaatctcatccaactcctcactgaccagcaagcctacgaaggaattactcgctcccggtggggagcatcatggaattggcgatggagaagggttggtgatgacgaagaccgAAGATCCTCCTCACCGGAGCCCCACACGGACTCTAGATctagcctcccgatgaagaacaggaggtggcggcggctctgtcTCATGAAACGCAATAATTCTTCCTCCCTGATTTTCTCTCCAAATATAGGTATTTAAGGAGTCGGAATGAGGTTCTATgggtccaccaggtgggcacaacccacctgggcgcgcctggaggggggcgccctggtgggttgtgctcacccaggggcccccctccagtggttcatggctccagtatttttcttttattgtataaaaattctccgaaaagttttgttccattccaagaacttttatttctgcacaaaaacaacaccatgatagttctgctgaaaacatcgccagtccgggttagtttcattcaaatcatgcaaattagaatccaaaacaagagcaaaagtgttaggaaaagtagatacgatggagacgtatcaaacaccacggcgtaatggtgtgtacgaacgtcgtaaccgtactttattaggtatggtgcgttctatgatgtctcttaccgatttgcctttaccattttggggttatgcattagagacagccgcattcacgttaaatagggcaccgtcttaATCTGTTttgatgacaccatatgaactatggtttggcaagaaacctaagctgtcgtttcttaaagtttggggatgtgacgcttatgtcaaaaggcttcagcctgataagctcgaacctaaatcggagaagtgctacttcataggataccctaaggaaactattgggtacaccttctaccacagatccgaaggcaagatctttgttgacaagaatgggtcctttctagagaaggagtttctctcgaaagaaatgagtgggaggaaagtagaacttgatgaggtaattgtacctactctCGAATTGGGAAatagcacatcagagaaaaccattcccatgatgcctacaccaactagagaggaagctaatgataatgatcatgaaactttggatcaagttactactgaacctcgtaggtcgaccagaacacgttccgcactagagtggtatggtaatcctgtcccagaagtcatgttattagaccacatcgaacctacaaactatgaataAGCTATAaagagcccagattccgataaatggcttgaggccgtgaaatctgagataggatccatgtatgagaacaaagtatggactttggtggacttgcccgatgatcagcaagccattgagaataaatggatcttcaagaagaagacagatgtTGATGGTAATGTCattgtctacaaagctcaacttgtcgcaaaaggttttcgacaagttcaaggggttgactatgatgagactttctcagccgtagcgatgcttaagtctgtccgaatcatgttagcaattgccacattttatgattatgaaatctggcaaatggacatcaaaactgcattccttaatggatttcttaaagaagagttgtatatgatgcaaccagaaggttttgtagatcctaaaggtgctaacaaagtgtgcaagctccagcgatccatctatggactggtgcaagcatctcgcagttggaatatacgctttgatgatgtgatcaaagcatatggttttatacagacttatggtgaagcctgtatttacaagaaagtgagtgagagctctgtagcatttctgatattatatgtggatgacatattgctgattgaaaatgatatagaatttctggatagcataaaaggatacttgaataagaatttttcaatgaaagacctcagtgaagctgcttatatattgggcatcaagatctatagggatagatcaagacgcttaattggactttcacaaagcacattccttgacaaagttctgaagatgttcaaaatggaccagtcaaagaaagggttcttgcctgtgttgcaaggtgtggaATTGAGTCGGACACAAGGTCCGACGACGGaaaaagatagagagaaaatgaaagtcattccctatgcctcagccataggttctatcatgtatgctatgttgtgtaccaaacctgatgtgtgccttgccacaagtttggcagggaggtaccaaagtaatccagaagtggatcactggacagcagtcaagaacatcctgaagtacattaaaaggaccaaggatatgtttctcgtttatggaggtgacaaagaggtCGTCGTAAAAGGCtatgtcgatgctagcttcgacacagatccgggtgactctaagtcacaaaccggataagTATTTATAtggaatggtggagctgtcagttggtgcagttctaagcagagcgtcgtggcgggatctacgtgtgaagcagagtacatagctgctttggaagcagcgcatgaaggattctggatgaaggagttcatatctgatctaggtgtaatacccagtgcatcgggtccaatgaaaatcttttatgacaacactagagcaattgccttagcgaaggaatccaagtttcacaagagaaccaaacacatcaagagacgcttcaactccattcgtgaaaaggtcaaggatggagacatagaaatttgcaacgtacatacagatctgaatgtagcagacccgttgactaaacctcttccacgagcaaaacatgatcagcaccaagactccatgagtgttagattcattacaatgtaatctagattattgactctagtgcaagtgggagactgatggaaatatgccctagaggcaataataaagttgttattgttatatttccttattcatgataaaggtttattattcatggtagaattgtattcatcggaaacttaaatacatgtgtggatacataaacaaatactgtgtccctagtaagcctctactagactagctcgttgatcaaagatggttaagctttcctaaccatggacatgtgttgtcacttgataacgggatcatagcattaggagaatgatgtgatggacaagacccatccattagcttagcatatgatcattcagtttattgctactgctttcttaatgtcaaatacatatttcttcgactatgagatcatgcaactcccggataccggaggaataccttgtgtgctatcaaacatcacaacgtaactgggtgatcataaagatgctctacaggtatctccgaaggtgtctgttgagttggcatgggacgagattaggatttgtcactcaatgtatcggagaggtatctctgggccctgtcggtaatacacatcccaagaagcttgcaagcaaagtgaccaaggagttagttacgagatgatgtattacggaacgagtaaagagacttgccagtaacgagattgaactaggtacgaagataccgacgatcgaatctcgggcaagtaacataccgacagacaaagggaattacgtatgttatcataaaggttcgaccgataaagatctacgtagaatatgtaggaaccaatttgggcatccaggtcccgctattggttattgactggagaggcgtctcggtcatatctacatcattctcaaacccgtagggtccgcacgcttaacgtttgttgacgatatagtattatatgagttatgtgagttgatgaccgaatgttgttcggagtcccggatgagatcacggacatgacgaggagcttcgggatggtccggaggtaaagattgatatatagggcGATACTATTTGttcaccggaaaggtttcagaatgtatcgggtagtcatcggatcaccggaaggggttccgggaggcTCCGGAAGGTTATTGggtcatatgggccaaaagaggggagcacaccagctcACAAGGGACTGGCACGCCCCACCTCTAGGTCGTCGACCCTAtggaaggaaaagggggagggctagcccctcctgccttcccTCCACctaagagaaaggaaaggggggcgccaccccctcctgCCTTCCCCCCGTGCGCCCAAGAGGGAAGGAGGGCTAGGGCAGGGGCCAAGGGTGGCTGCCGGCCCTGTTGGGGttgccctaggctgcctcccctcccccccacctatatatatgtgtggaGGGAGAGGGGCAACACAGACCACAATCCCCaggccgtgtgcggcgcccctctccctctacttcatcctcggtcatattttcgtagtgctcgGCGATGCCCTGCGGAGATAGTTGCATCACCActatcaccacgccgtcgtgctgccagaactcatctactacttcgcctgtcttgctggatcaagaagacgaggacgtcatcgagctgaacgtgtgctgaacacggaggtgccgtacgttcggtacttgatcgggcggatcgtgaaggtgttcgactacatcaaccgcgttgataaacgcttccgcttaacagtctacgagggtacgtaaacacactctcccctctcgtagctatgcatctccatggatagatcttgcatgtgcgtagattttttttgttttccatgcaatgttccCCATCACCTATTTGGCGCTTAAGCGCCCGTTCGCAAACGGGTGCCTGAAACGCACCCGCACTTCtgcgagctgggccggcccatgtatCATCTGTTTATTCATTAAAAATAAGAACGCCGATAACACCCACACGTGTGGCATACTAGACATCCGCTCGCACACTATGTGTGGCATAAGCAGGAGGCAGCCCACATGGGCTGTGTGTGGGCGAACATTATAATTACCCACACGTGTGGGCACAGCTACTTCGTGACACACGCCCAACAAGTACTACTCATCTTCAGCCCGCGCGTGTGGCACGAAGCAAAAATGCTCACACGTCCTAGCGCGTCTATGTTAGGTACCTGCGGGATGATGATTTAGTTGCCATCCGGGATGGCAGATGTAGTTATCCAGGATGGCAAATATAGTTGTAAAAGCATGGCAACTCTATCTGTTTTGGTTAACTATAGTTGCCATGTCTAATTTATGGTAGTTGCCGTGAGTAATCAAACCATAGTTGCCGTGTGTgattaactacttgccacataTGGTCAAATAATAGTTGCCTttgtgtttacctagttgccacgTGTGGTCCGACCATAGTTGTCATGTATGGTTAATCACAGTTGCCATGTGTGTGTTATCTGGTTGCCACGTACGCGCAACTGCAGTTGCCGTCTAGCAACGAAtcatagttgccatgtgtgtttacctagttgccacgTATGTGTAACTGCAGCTGCCATCTAACAACGTACGAGTGTCGTGTGGGCGAAAAACAGTTCGCCCACACGCGCGTGGACTAGGTGGTGGCTGTGTGGGCAGAAACTAGTTCGCTCACACAGCGCAGCTGACAAACCGAGTGTTGCAGGCGTGTGGGCGAACTCTCTAACGCCTACACACCAACCTCGTCCTACGTGGCATAAAAAATCTGGCAAAACATGCCAAGATTTGTGCAAACACAAACGGACGTTGATTCACACGTGTGGGCGAGATGCAAACGCCCACATGTGTAGGCGTTAGTATTTTCGTAAAAATAATAAAAAGGTGCGCAACCGAAATTCGAAAGTGCACCCACTTCCTTTACGTCAATGACACTCACCATTACGCAATCGAACACTAGTGGTTTCTAAcatgttttatttttatttttatttgtctCTTCAGTCGCGGGAATCCTCCAGCTTTGGGAAGCTTCCAGACTGTTTTTCCCGGTTCGCTGGTCATTTTCGAGGCAATTTTATTCGGGttctattattatttttatttgtcTCTTCGATCGCGGAAATCCTCCAGTTTTGGGAAAGCTTCCCAAACCGTTTTCCTGGTTCGCTGGTCATTTCCGGGGCggtttatttggattttatttttATCATTTTATCTTTTTAATGCGTGATTTTTTGAAATTTGTGTTTTTTATTCAAAATTGATGATTTCCTTTTTAAAAATTAGTGAACTTTTTTCTAAAGCAATGAACTTTTCCATATgtgatgattttttttaaatctgATGAACCTTTATTAAAtcggtgaactttttttaaatattgatgaacttttttcaaatttgatgaattttttttcaaattcaatgaacttttttttaaaccgataaactttttttcaaattgatgaacttttaaAAAAACCATGCACATTTTTCAATTAACGaatttttttcacttttttttacGTAAATCAACGGTTGACTGGTCAAGCACCGCCCGAATCACCCCCGCCGCCGGCCGAAGCGGTGTTTCCGTCCTCGTCGCTATCACGGCGCAGCAACGATCGACGCTCCCTTCTCTCGCCTCCGTCTGTGGACACTCATCACAAGTGTCGTGACGCGGAAGGACCTGTCCGCAGCACTGCATGCGCACGTCAGTTTCAGATTTCAGACGCGGTCGGAGGTCGCTATGCGCTGTGGCAAATGGCAAACGAAGCTGTCATGCGTGTGTGTCGGTGCGGGCTAATTTTTCAGGCTAATAAACTTGCTACTAATGCGCAGCTCAGCTACCTGCCGACCTCCAATGATGCTGCCTGTTTGGGACACGATCCTTGGTTTCAGTCTACCCGCTGATGCTAGGCTGTGACACTGGTCGTGCTCTTGCCCTTTGCACGGGGTACGGAGCTGACGTGACGCGCTGCCCAATTCCGTTTCACACGTACGTACGTACGTTGGCCTGTCACTCTCCCTCTCTAGCTCAAAAAAATCATTGTACATTCCTCTTTCGCATGGCACCATCCTCAACCAAACATCAACACGTACGTGTGTGTGTACGGCCATGCGGACACTGAGATGCATGCAGTTGTAGGGAAACTCTGCTTTTACAAGTAGACGACTCTGCTCGCCCGGCGTGCAGTGCAGATTGCCAAATGAGAAACAAATTTGATACTCAGGGGTAACAATAACAACTTATAATAGGATGTATAAAAAAGCAGTAGCATTATTCTGCACAGATTCAGAAAAACAGGGTAAGGAAATTGGTGATAATTATACACTATCATATCATGGTTGTTGCTACTCTACAAGATTTACTCCTGCAAATAATTAAGAGCGCTCGACGTCGCCCCGGCGAGACACGACGTGCGTCCGCGTCACACGTCGACGGTGCAGTAGGACGGCTGCGTGAACTTGAGCGAGACGGTCTGCTTGCCGCCCACCGTGGCGCTCATGGCGAAGGCGCCGCCGACGGAGCCGCCGCTGGCGGAGAGCAGCGCGGGGCAGTTGACGAAGATGTGGTAGCCGCCGGAGACCCAGCTGCCGACCTTCCACTTGACGCGGCCGTCCACCTTCACGTGCAGCAGCACGTACCCGGCCGCGATGTCCTGCTTCATGGCGTCCGCCACGTAGGGCGCCACCGGCACCGAGTCCCCGGACATCACCGGCGACCACACCGACTGGTCCTTGTGCCCCTGGTAGATCGCCGGCAGCGACACCGGCACCGTCACCGGCTCGTCGCGGTACGTGGTGAAGGCGTGCAGGGTCTTGTAGTAGATGCCCACCCGGTCGTTCGGGTTCCGGGACGCGATGGTCACCTGTGTCAGACACCAGAGCATATACTGCTTCAGATACTATGTAGTCAGAAAT contains:
- the LOC109753183 gene encoding NDR1/HIN1-like protein 12 translates to MSKGKVHHDWILRRCCGSIAACILTLAVLVGFVALVIYLALHPSKPSFYLQDIQLRSIDLADPALSLDVQVTIASRNPNDRVGIYYKTLHAFTTYRDEPVTVPVSLPAIYQGHKDQSVWSPVMSGDSVPVAPYVADAMKQDIAAGYVLLHVKVDGRVKWKVGSWVSGGYHIFVNCPALLSASGGSVGGAFAMSATVGGKQTVSLKFTQPSYCTVDV